DNA sequence from the Streptomyces sp. HUAS 15-9 genome:
GCGTAGGGCGCCGAGGCGGCATCGGAAGCCGGAGCCGGGGAGGTCGTGATCCCCGACGGGTGACGGTCGTTCACCAACTTCTCTTTCGCCTCGACAACAGGGGCTGCCAGAGCAGTGCGGCGACTGTACCCGGCGGTATGCGGGCGCGACAATCTTCGGAAGGTTTCGCGCCCGAAGGAAACGGGCATTCGGCCGTGTTTCGGGGGACGATGGCCGCGGGTTTGGCTTTGTGTTCGAAGATTGTTCGACGTCCGGTCGTCTGCCGGTCCCGCTAAGTCGGCGAGTCCGGACGGCTGTCGCGCCGCCCGGACTCGCCCGGTATGACCCTGTTACGGCCCTGTTCTCACGCCACGGTCAGCCCGCCGGCCGGCCTGGCGACCTCCACTTCCGGGTGTTCGGAGTCGAGTGCCTGCCGTATCCCGGCCGCGACGGCCGGATGCACGGGAAGGGCGAGATGCCCGATTCCCATCACTTGAATGTTCTGCACCACGAGGTCGGGATGGTCGATACAGGCGGTCTCCGGCTCGTCCATCAGGGCGTCGAGGTCGCTCCAGAAGCAGAAGAAGCGTGTACGGCAACCGGGCGCCGGCCCGGCCAGCTCCTCTAATACCTCCGAACCGGGGCGCAGCTGGCGCACGATCGGGTGCGCGTTCGCCAGCGGGAGGACCCGGGTGCCCAAGTGCGGGGTGCCGAGCGTCACCAGCGTGCGGACCCGGAGGTCGCCGGCGAGCCGCTGTACGTAGTACCGCGCGATCAGTCCGCCCAGGCTGTGCCCCACGATGTCCACCTGCGGGCTCCCCGTGCGCTCGCAGATCTCCTCGATGTGCCGGGCGAGCAGCTCGGCCGCGGAGCGGATGTCCCGGGTCAGCGGTGAGTAGTTGAGCGACTCGACGCGCTGCCTGCCGTGCTGGACAAGGTTGCGGCGCAGCAGGACGAAGACCGAACGGTTGTCGATGAAGCCGTGCAGCAGGACGACCGGAGGATCCGGCGTGGTCGGCAGCTGCGCGGTGCCGTCCGGCAGGGGCGTCGCCTGCGGGGGGGAGTGGCGCTCCGGGGTGATGCCGGTGGGATAGAGGGCGATGTGCCCGGCCAGGATCGCGATCTCCAGTGCGGTCGCCTTGAGGAGGGCCATGGAGAGCCCCATGACTCTGCCTGGCAGGAGCTGCTGCCAGATCGGAACCAGGGGCTCGAGTGCCTTGGTGACCTTCATGGCCGACCTCCTGTCGGCACGCAGGAGGACGGCCTGATCCCCCGTGTGCCCTCATGGGAAGCCGCGGTGGGGGCGGCCGCCGGTGCCGGAGTGGCACGCGCGGGATGGATGAGGCGTGCGGCGCATGCGGCGCCGATGACCTGACGAGGCGCCTTGCCGGCGTGGCGACGAGGCTCCCCGCTGTCGTGCCTTACCTGCCCTGTGTGCCTTTCGTGCCCGCGCGGACCACGCTGCGGCTCCCGAACGTGTCCCATCGTGTGATTTCCCCCTCGGTCACCACCGTGAAACTGCCGGTTGAGGGATGCTGGAGATAACGTTCGTTCACTTCGCGACGGGTGGCGGAACGCGCGGAATGTGCGGTACTTGTCGGTACGGATGGATGTAGTCGCTTCATGGAGGCAGTGATGGGTGTGGCAGCCGGACCGATCCGCGTGGTGGTGGCCAAGCCGGGGCTCGACGGCCACGATCGCGGGGCCAAGGTCATCGCGCGTGCGCTGCGCGACGCCGGTATGGAGGTCATCTACACCGGACTCCACCAGACCCCGGAGCAGATCGTCGACACGGCGATCCAGGAGGACGCAGACGCGATCGGTCTGTCCATCCTCTCCGGAGCCCACAACACCCTCTTCGCGGCGGTCATCGGCCTCCTCAAGGAGCGGGACGCCGAGGACATCCTGGTCTTCGGCGGCGGCATCATCCCCGAGGCGGACATCCCGCCCCTCAAGGAGAAGGGCGTCGCCGAGATCTTCACGCCCGGGGCCACCACGGCCTCGATCGTGGACTGGGTGCGGCAGAACGTCCGCCAGCACGCCGGCGCGTAGTCCCCGCGGCGCCGGTCCGGCGAGGCTCACCGCGCGGGTGCGGTTCAGCGCACCCGCGGTGCACCCGGCTCCGGCGTCACCCCCAACTCGTCGGCCATCGCGGCGCGCAGCCGCAAGGTGGTCACGAGCCGCTGGAACGCCTCCGCCCAGTAGCCCCCGGCCCCGGGCGACGCGTCCTCCTTCTCGTCCGGCACCGCCAGCAGCCCATCCAGCCGCGACGCCGCCGCGGGATCCAGGCACCGCTCGGCCAGCCCCATCACCCCACTGAAGCTCCACGGGTAACTCCCCGCTTCCCTGGCGATGTCGAGCGCATCCACCACCGCCCGTCCGAGCGGCGGGGCCCAGGGCACGGCACACACCCCGAGCAACTGGAACGCCTCGGACAAACCGTGCGTCGCGATGAAGCCGGCCACCCATTCGGCGCGCTCCCGGGCGTCCAGCGTGCCCAGCAGCTTCGCCCGCTCCGCCAGCGAGACCGCTCCCGGGCCCCCGGCCTCGGGCGCCGAGGGCGCACCGAGCAGCGCCCGGGCCCACTGCGGGTCCCGCTGCCGAGCCGCGGCCCGGCACCACGCCGCATGCAGCTCGCCCTGCCAGCCGTCCGCGACCGGCAGTGCCACGATCTCCCGCGGTGTACGGCCGCCGAGCCGTCCCGGCCATGATCCGAGCGGCGCCGCCTCCACCAACTGGCCCAACCACCACGATCGCTCCCCTCTGCCCGAAGGAGGTTTGGCCACGACACCGTCTCTCTCCATCCTCGTATCGCACTCAAGCGGCGCCTCGACCGCGATCGTCGGAATGTCGCGCGTGTGGTCGACGGCCACGCATGCTCCGGCCCGCACCGCCATCCGCGCGGCCAGTGCCGAGCCCGGCAGCGCCGACAGCAACTCCGCGGCCGTCGCCCGCACATTGCGGCTGCGATCGCCCAACGTCCGCTCCAGGAACGGCTCGTCGTCGGCGGACAGCCCCGTGCGCAGCGAGTCGAGGAACATCAGACGGTCCTCCGCCCGCTCCGTCGCCCAGGTCGCGGCCAGCAGTTCGCGCGCGGCCGCGGGCCTGCGTGCCCGGATCACGGAGAGGAGAGCGACCCGCTCGGCGAACAGCCCCTCCTGCCACAGCCGTTGCACCTCGTCGGCGGCGGAGCCGTCGTCGGGGTCCGGCAGCGACGTCCCGCCGCCCGGGGCCGCGCGCAGGGCGAAGCGCCAGTCCGGGTTCAGCCGGGCCAGCCACAGCGCCCGCGGCCCCGCGAACGCCAGCGCCGCCTACCGCAGGTCCGTCCGCCCCCGGGCCGCGTCCAGCAGCGCGGGCAGCGTCTGCGGGGGTGCGCCGAACCCTCGCGCGTTCGCAGCCGCGAGCCACTGGGGCAGCAGCTCCATCAGATCAGGCGAGGTGCCCCGCCTGCCGCCGCCCGTGCCGGGACGGTCGGCCAGCAGCATCACGAGCCTGCGGGTCGCCGCGGCGGGCAGCGGAGGGCGCGGGTCCTCGGCGGCCGGCTCGGGCCGCCGGGCGGCCCGAGCCGGCCGCAGCCCCGCCCGCCGCCGTACGGTCTCCACGGCCGCCGCGTCCAGCAGGACGACCGGAGCCTGCCGCCCCGGCGCACCGCCGACGGGCGCGCGCCGGTCCGTGCCGAGCAGCGCCGTGGTGACGAGCTCCTCCCAGGTGTTCGGGGCGCTCGGGGTGCCCGCGCCGTTCGCGATGCCCGCCGCACCCGTCGTCCCCACGGAAGCCGAGTTCCCGTTCATACAACGCCTCTCTCCATCGGTCGTCCTGCGGTGCCGGGCCCCCTCAGCACAGCGGCACCGCCTCTCCCGTTCCCTGCGCCCATGCCGTGAGCGGAGTGAAACCGCGGTGGCCGCACTCGCCGAAGACCTTGACCGGCGCGCCGCCGGAGAGGGCGACGAGCCGCCACAGGCCCGGGCGGGAACGGGCGGCCGGGCTGAGCGGCAGCGCCGAGCCCCCGTCGGCGTCGGCCAGTTGCCAGGAGTCGCCGTCCGGGACCGGTACGACGTGGTCCAGCGTCACCGGGACCGCGTCCAGCCACGGGTCCTCACGCAGCGCCTCCCCGTACCGGGCGGCCGCCCGAGCGGTCGTCACCCCCGGGGGCCGTATCGCGGCCGGCGCGGGCGGGGCGAACTGCTCGCCCAGCGCCGCCCGCAGCTGCCCCGCACCGGGATAGGCGGACACCTCGGCCTCCAGGGCCAGCCCGACCGGCAGCGCCAGCTCCGGAGCCCGGCCGGCCGCGCCGTAGGAGAGAAGCAGACGGATACGGTCCGACTGGGCGCCGTACAGCCAGATCCGGCGCGTGGTCAGTTTCGCGTCCGCCGTGTCGTACTGGGCGAGGACCAGCCAGCGGTCGCGCATCGGCGGGCCGTCCGCCGAGGCGGGCAGGCCGACGCGGGAACGCACCGTCGCCGCGAGGCCGTCCGGGAGCCGCTCACGGCGCAGCCAGCCCTGGTCGAGCAGATGCAGCAGCGCGCACTCCTCCAGCAGCCGCACCGGCCAGCCCGGCCCGGACCCCGGAATCGCCCCCAACTCCCTCACCCGCGCGGCCAGTCCCGGCGCCTGCGCGTCGACCATACGGGCCGCGGTCTCCTCCCACAGCCCGTACCCCGCCTGCTCCGCCGAGGCCAGGCCGCCGCGCAGCAGATCCGCCAGGCGCTGCTCCAGCTCGGTCGCCCCCGCCGTGACCCGCTCGGCCCGGCGCTCGGCCCGGCGCCGCGCCGCCTCGGGATCGGCGGACCCGGACCCGGAACCCCCACCGCCCGACTCCCTTTTCTCCTGCGCGCGTTTCTTCCGGCCCTCGATCCACTGCTCCGCCCAGTCCGGCGCCTTCGCCGTCGGCATCGCACCGTCCCCGCCCGCCCACAGCAGCAGCAGTCCGATCGCGTGCTTGCACGGGAACTTACGGCTGGGACACGAGCACTTGTATGCCGGACCCGCCACCTCCGCTATGTCGACGACTGTCTGATACGGCTTGCTGCCGCTGCCCTTGCACAGCCCCCACACCGTCCCCTCGTCGGAACTCCCCGCCTCGGACCACGTCCCGGCCGTGCCGAGTTTGCTTCCCGCTTTGCGTGACGCGACGTCAGGCGCCAGTGCCAGCACCTGGTCCGCGGTCCAGCGCACCCCCTGCTGAGTCATGCCATCGAAGGTAGATCCCACCACTGACAATCGGCCCTGTCGTGGCGTTTTCGCAGGTCGGAACGGATTGTCAGTGGCGTGGTGCACGGTTGGTGACAGACCGAACCGGCCGAGCTGGAGGGGGCCTCAGCCATGACTGTGTCCGTGGAAGCAACATCCGTACAGGCAGCCGAAGCAGCCGATGCGGCCGAAGCACTCGTGAAGGAACCGGCCGAGGCGCTGCGACCGCACGCCGAGGACGCGTTCGCCGCCGAACTCGCCGCGCTGGCCGCCCAGGACGACCGCCCGCGCCCGGCCCGCTGGAAGCTGTCGCCGTGGGCGGTGGCGACATATCTGCTCGGCGGCACGCTGCCGGACGGCACGGTGATCACACCGAAGTACGTGGGCCCCCGCCGCATCGTCGAGGTCGCGGTCACCACACTCGCCACCGACCGCGCGCTGCTCCTGCTCGGCGTGCCCGGCACGGCCAAGACCTGGGTGTCGGAACATCTGGCCGCCGCCGTCAGCGGCGACTCGACGCTCCTGGTGCAGGGCACGGCCGGCACCCCGGAGGAGGCGATCCGCTACGGCTGGAACTACGCGCAGCTGCTCGCCCACGGCCCCAGCCGCGACGCGCTCGTGCCCAGCCCCGTCATGCGGGCCATGGCCGAAGGCATGACGGCCCGCGTGGAGGAACTGACCCGCATCCCGGCCGATGTCCAGGACACGCTGATCACCATCCTGTCCGAGAAGACCCTGCCGATCCCGGAGCTGGGCCAGGAGGCGCAGGCGGTGCGCGGCTTCAATCTGATCGCCACGGCCAACGACCGCGACCGCGGGGTCAACGACCTGTCCAGCGCCCTGCGCCGCCGCTTCAACACGGTGGTGCTGCCGCTGCCGGAGAGCGCCGACGCCGAGGTCGACATCGTCTCGCGCCGTGTCGACCAGATCGGCCGCTCCCTCGATCTGCCGGCCGTGCCCGACGGCATGGACGAGATCCGCCGGGTGGTGACCGTCTTCCGCGAGCTGCGCGACGGCGTCACCACCGACGGCCGTACCAAGCTGAAGTCGCCCAGCGGCACGCTGTCCACGGCCGAGGCGATCTCGGTCGTCACCAACGGCCTCGCGCTGGCCGCCCACTTCGGCGACGGCGTGCTGCGGTCGGCCGATGTCGCCGCGGGCAT
Encoded proteins:
- a CDS encoding cobalamin B12-binding domain-containing protein, whose product is MGVAAGPIRVVVAKPGLDGHDRGAKVIARALRDAGMEVIYTGLHQTPEQIVDTAIQEDADAIGLSILSGAHNTLFAAVIGLLKERDAEDILVFGGGIIPEADIPPLKEKGVAEIFTPGATTASIVDWVRQNVRQHAGA
- a CDS encoding SWIM zinc finger family protein produces the protein MTQQGVRWTADQVLALAPDVASRKAGSKLGTAGTWSEAGSSDEGTVWGLCKGSGSKPYQTVVDIAEVAGPAYKCSCPSRKFPCKHAIGLLLLWAGGDGAMPTAKAPDWAEQWIEGRKKRAQEKRESGGGGSGSGSADPEAARRRAERRAERVTAGATELEQRLADLLRGGLASAEQAGYGLWEETAARMVDAQAPGLAARVRELGAIPGSGPGWPVRLLEECALLHLLDQGWLRRERLPDGLAATVRSRVGLPASADGPPMRDRWLVLAQYDTADAKLTTRRIWLYGAQSDRIRLLLSYGAAGRAPELALPVGLALEAEVSAYPGAGQLRAALGEQFAPPAPAAIRPPGVTTARAAARYGEALREDPWLDAVPVTLDHVVPVPDGDSWQLADADGGSALPLSPAARSRPGLWRLVALSGGAPVKVFGECGHRGFTPLTAWAQGTGEAVPLC
- a CDS encoding ATP-binding protein, which gives rise to MTVSVEATSVQAAEAADAAEALVKEPAEALRPHAEDAFAAELAALAAQDDRPRPARWKLSPWAVATYLLGGTLPDGTVITPKYVGPRRIVEVAVTTLATDRALLLLGVPGTAKTWVSEHLAAAVSGDSTLLVQGTAGTPEEAIRYGWNYAQLLAHGPSRDALVPSPVMRAMAEGMTARVEELTRIPADVQDTLITILSEKTLPIPELGQEAQAVRGFNLIATANDRDRGVNDLSSALRRRFNTVVLPLPESADAEVDIVSRRVDQIGRSLDLPAVPDGMDEIRRVVTVFRELRDGVTTDGRTKLKSPSGTLSTAEAISVVTNGLALAAHFGDGVLRSADVAAGILGAVVRDPAADRVVWQEYLETVVRERDGWKDFYRACREVSA
- a CDS encoding esterase/lipase family protein, coding for MKVTKALEPLVPIWQQLLPGRVMGLSMALLKATALEIAILAGHIALYPTGITPERHSPPQATPLPDGTAQLPTTPDPPVVLLHGFIDNRSVFVLLRRNLVQHGRQRVESLNYSPLTRDIRSAAELLARHIEEICERTGSPQVDIVGHSLGGLIARYYVQRLAGDLRVRTLVTLGTPHLGTRVLPLANAHPIVRQLRPGSEVLEELAGPAPGCRTRFFCFWSDLDALMDEPETACIDHPDLVVQNIQVMGIGHLALPVHPAVAAGIRQALDSEHPEVEVARPAGGLTVA